A genomic region of Papaver somniferum cultivar HN1 chromosome 7, ASM357369v1, whole genome shotgun sequence contains the following coding sequences:
- the LOC113294321 gene encoding rapid alkalinization factor-like encodes MTESFSNRKKIYLTIIFLQTHFLSTMGIVYIDGLGTTAAEGIYHHHQNELTMVKKACIGNKGLCFWESAGYEGKRNIEESEEVEMDSEISRRALMMQKKFISYETLKKDVIPCAQPGASYYNCHGHEANPYNRGCEVTTGCLRRGGHM; translated from the coding sequence ATGACTGAATCATTCTCAAATAGGAAGAAGATCTACTTAACTATAATTTTCTTACAAACTCATTTCTTATCTACAATGGGTATTGTTTATATTGATGGTTTGGGTACTACAGCAGCAGAAGGTATCtaccatcatcatcaaaatgagttgacaATGGTGAAAAAGGCTTGCATAGGCAACAAAGGACTCTGTTTTTGGGAGTCAGCCGGTTATGAAGGCAAGAGAAATATTGAGGAGAGTGAAGAAGTGGAGATGGATTCAGAGATAAGCAGAAGAGCTTTGATGATGCAGAAGAAGTTTATAAGTTATGAGACATTGAAGAAAGATGTGATTCCGTGTGCTCAACCAGGTGCTTCTTATTATAATTGTCATGGTCATGAAGCAAACCCTTACAACAGAGGATGTGAAGTCACAACAGGTTGTCTAAGAAGAGGTGGCCATATGTGA